One window from the genome of Pandoraea fibrosis encodes:
- a CDS encoding GntR family transcriptional regulator, with amino-acid sequence MHSVTLNAVRDTLIHPPDTGAAQPISRQALHHAVMDRLRKMITEGVLLPGAHLNERALCEQLGVSRTPLREALKMLAVERLIELLPNRGARVVTLSASDIADAFELLSGLEALAGELACERITQAEIDEIQELHYAMDACHANGDLSGYFDCNQRIHDRINAAARNPALTQMYQSVNQRLQALRFRSNLHAGKWEQAVDEHVAMLRALRQRDGATLGRLLRAHLMAKCATVLANVRVAA; translated from the coding sequence ATGCACTCCGTGACCCTGAACGCCGTGCGCGATACCCTCATCCATCCGCCTGACACCGGTGCCGCGCAGCCGATCAGCCGTCAGGCGCTGCATCACGCCGTGATGGATCGTCTGCGCAAGATGATTACCGAAGGCGTCCTGTTGCCGGGAGCACATCTGAACGAGCGTGCCCTGTGCGAGCAACTCGGCGTGTCGCGCACGCCGTTGCGCGAGGCGCTCAAGATGCTCGCCGTCGAACGATTGATCGAACTGTTGCCGAATCGGGGGGCTCGCGTCGTTACGCTGTCGGCCAGCGATATTGCCGACGCGTTCGAACTGCTCAGCGGACTCGAAGCGCTGGCGGGCGAACTGGCCTGCGAGCGCATCACGCAAGCGGAAATCGACGAGATTCAGGAACTGCACTACGCGATGGACGCGTGTCACGCGAATGGCGATCTGTCCGGCTATTTCGACTGCAATCAACGGATTCACGACAGGATCAATGCGGCCGCCCGCAATCCTGCGCTCACGCAGATGTATCAATCCGTCAATCAGCGCCTGCAAGCCCTTCGATTCCGCTCCAATCTGCATGCGGGCAAATGGGAGCAAGCCGTCGACGAGCATGTGGCGATGTTGCGCGCGCTGCGCCAGCGCGACGGCGCGACCCTTGGGCGACTGTTACGGGCTCACCTGATGGCCAAATGCGCCACCGTACTCGCCAATGTGCGAGTTGCCGCCTGA
- a CDS encoding 2-keto-4-pentenoate hydratase: protein MFENQAAVESLARLLADTRRGDTPIDSPAPALLPVDARAAYAVQLRTLDLLGETIAAWKVGAKTPSDLPNCAPIPASVVSDAGGTLALDDFFRPGLELEIAFRLSRDIKPGNYDEREAMMFVGEMLTTIEITDSRFASKGLDSRFALADLQNNGALVIGSGRDYDASFNYLKPTLSFSLDGANIAPAHIVNTGGDPRALLTWLVNHNGKRGITMRAGAIVTCGSYVGMIPASGKGELRGAINGIGEVAVTLK from the coding sequence ATGTTCGAGAACCAAGCCGCTGTCGAATCGTTGGCCCGTTTGCTGGCCGACACCCGCCGCGGCGATACGCCGATCGATTCGCCCGCACCCGCCCTGCTCCCGGTCGATGCCCGTGCGGCCTATGCGGTGCAACTGCGCACGCTCGACCTGCTTGGCGAGACGATTGCCGCGTGGAAGGTCGGGGCCAAGACGCCGTCGGATCTGCCCAATTGCGCACCGATTCCGGCCTCTGTCGTGAGCGACGCCGGGGGCACACTGGCCCTCGACGACTTTTTCCGTCCGGGACTGGAGCTGGAAATCGCGTTTCGTCTGTCGCGCGACATCAAGCCCGGCAACTACGACGAGCGCGAGGCAATGATGTTCGTCGGCGAGATGCTGACCACGATTGAAATTACCGATAGCCGCTTCGCATCGAAGGGCCTCGACAGCCGATTCGCACTCGCCGACTTGCAGAACAACGGCGCGCTCGTGATCGGCAGTGGCCGCGACTACGATGCGTCGTTCAACTACCTGAAGCCGACGCTCTCGTTTTCGCTCGACGGCGCCAACATCGCCCCGGCGCACATCGTCAACACCGGTGGCGACCCGCGCGCCCTGCTTACGTGGCTCGTCAATCACAACGGCAAGCGCGGCATCACGATGCGTGCGGGGGCGATCGTCACTTGCGGCTCTTACGTCGGCATGATCCCTGCCAGCGGCAAAGGTGAGTTGCGCGGCGCGATCAACGGCATTGGCGAAGTGGCCGTCACGCTGAAGTAG
- a CDS encoding CaiB/BaiF CoA transferase family protein codes for MTHPEKKAGPLQGVKVIELSHIMSGPVCGMMLADMGADVIKVEKMEGDDARRFAPILPHGESASFMMLNRNKRGIALNLKTDGGKAVLRKMLVSADVVTENYRKGTMEKLGLGYETLRETNPGLIYCCISGYGRTGPYADKGGFDLIAQGLSGLMSVTGEPGQAPIKAGSPIADINAGILAALGISAAYAHRLRTGQGQIVDTSLLEAGFQQMYWAAANFFASGENPPKLGSANPTSTPYQAFRTQDGWINIGAANQANYERLLQVLDAPEIAGDPRFATNAGRTAHRAELVERLTTYLTRDTTQNWVERLDAVGLPVGPVLPISDAVSHPQIVAREMVVQTVHPLDGPTRSIGLPIRFSETPKCTGGPAPRLGEHTYDVLGEYGFDARQVRDLIAQGAVHALETSAQASA; via the coding sequence ATGACCCATCCCGAGAAGAAGGCAGGGCCGTTGCAGGGCGTCAAGGTGATCGAGTTGTCGCACATCATGTCGGGACCGGTGTGCGGCATGATGCTCGCGGACATGGGCGCCGACGTCATCAAGGTCGAGAAGATGGAAGGGGACGATGCGCGTCGTTTCGCCCCGATTCTCCCGCACGGTGAATCGGCGTCGTTCATGATGCTCAATCGCAACAAACGCGGCATCGCGCTCAACCTCAAGACCGACGGTGGCAAGGCGGTACTGCGCAAGATGCTTGTGAGCGCAGACGTGGTGACCGAGAACTACCGCAAGGGAACCATGGAGAAGCTCGGCCTCGGCTACGAAACGCTGCGCGAAACGAACCCCGGTCTGATCTACTGCTGCATCTCCGGCTACGGTCGCACAGGCCCGTATGCGGACAAAGGCGGCTTCGATCTGATCGCGCAGGGACTCTCCGGGTTGATGAGCGTGACGGGCGAGCCGGGGCAGGCGCCCATCAAGGCAGGCTCGCCGATTGCGGACATCAACGCGGGCATTCTGGCGGCGCTCGGTATTTCGGCTGCCTATGCGCATCGACTGCGCACGGGGCAGGGCCAGATTGTCGATACGTCGCTGCTCGAAGCGGGTTTTCAGCAGATGTACTGGGCCGCTGCCAATTTCTTCGCAAGCGGTGAGAATCCGCCGAAACTCGGCTCGGCGAATCCCACGAGCACTCCCTATCAGGCGTTTCGCACACAAGACGGCTGGATCAACATCGGTGCGGCCAATCAGGCGAACTACGAGCGTCTGCTTCAGGTGCTCGACGCGCCCGAGATCGCCGGCGACCCGCGCTTCGCCACGAATGCTGGCCGCACTGCACACCGCGCCGAACTCGTCGAGCGACTCACCACGTATCTCACGCGCGACACCACGCAGAACTGGGTCGAGCGTCTGGATGCGGTCGGCCTGCCCGTCGGCCCGGTGCTGCCGATCTCCGATGCGGTGTCGCACCCGCAGATCGTGGCGCGCGAGATGGTGGTGCAGACCGTGCATCCGCTGGACGGTCCGACGCGCAGCATCGGCCTGCCGATCCGCTTCTCCGAAACGCCGAAGTGCACGGGCGGTCCCGCGCCGCGTCTGGGCGAGCACACCTACGACGTGCTGGGCGAGTATGGCTTCGATGCTCGGCAGGTCCGCGACCTGATCGCGCAGGGGGCGGTGCATGCGTTGGAGACGTCGGCACAGGCGAGCGCATGA
- a CDS encoding enoyl-CoA hydratase-related protein, with the protein MTSTVLTERHGAIALVTLNRPEKLNALTKPMWQALGDTILTLSETPDVRCIVLRGAGEKSFAPGNDIAEFETDRANVAQARAYGALMHRTLDALANCPVPLVAMIHGICVGGGMEIAASCDVRICGESSRFGAPINKLGLVMAHAELSGLVRLLGPTRALEILLEGRIFDAQEASRIGLVTRVVADADVTREALASAQRIAAGAPLVARWHKRFVRELASGQPLTPAQIDEGFACFGTADFQTGYRAFLAKTAPVFEGR; encoded by the coding sequence GTGACATCGACCGTTCTGACCGAGCGACACGGCGCAATTGCGCTGGTGACGCTCAATCGCCCAGAGAAGCTCAATGCGCTGACCAAGCCGATGTGGCAAGCGTTGGGCGACACGATCCTGACCTTGTCCGAGACGCCCGATGTGCGCTGCATCGTGCTTCGCGGTGCGGGGGAAAAGTCGTTCGCGCCGGGCAACGACATCGCGGAGTTCGAGACGGACCGGGCCAACGTGGCGCAGGCGCGTGCCTATGGCGCGTTGATGCACCGCACGCTCGACGCGCTCGCCAATTGCCCGGTGCCGCTCGTCGCGATGATTCATGGCATTTGCGTAGGCGGGGGCATGGAAATCGCGGCGTCCTGCGATGTGCGCATTTGCGGAGAATCGAGCCGGTTCGGCGCGCCGATCAATAAGCTCGGGCTGGTGATGGCGCATGCGGAACTGTCGGGACTCGTGCGCTTGCTCGGCCCCACGCGAGCGCTCGAAATCCTGCTCGAGGGACGGATCTTCGATGCGCAGGAGGCGTCGCGCATTGGCCTCGTCACGCGTGTGGTGGCAGACGCCGACGTGACACGAGAGGCGTTGGCAAGTGCGCAGCGTATTGCCGCCGGTGCGCCGCTGGTCGCGCGCTGGCACAAGCGTTTCGTGCGCGAACTGGCGAGCGGCCAGCCGCTCACGCCCGCGCAGATCGACGAGGGTTTCGCGTGCTTCGGCACCGCCGATTTTCAGACGGGCTATCGCGCATTCCTGGCGAAGACAGCCCCGGTGTTCGAGGGGCGTTGA
- a CDS encoding GntR family transcriptional regulator, translated as MATSASLNAAAYEALKARIVRGDLRPGAPLSERALCDELAVSRTPLREALKRLANEGLVEISDTRRSRVARVSVDEVVNLLAVMAVLEGLSGEQACEKASDADLEALTQLQNAMEAAYARTDHAAYFALNQQIHLSILRMADNGPLAEYFHNLNARLRHVRERLTPTPERWRQAVDEHAEMLALLRRRDGKRLRSLMEAHLRSKTDAYVAAMLNEGLVSMSRAA; from the coding sequence ATGGCCACGTCCGCCTCGCTGAACGCCGCCGCTTACGAAGCCCTCAAGGCGCGCATTGTGCGCGGCGATTTGCGCCCCGGCGCGCCGCTCTCGGAGCGCGCACTGTGCGACGAACTTGCCGTCTCGCGCACGCCGCTGCGCGAAGCCCTCAAGCGGCTCGCGAACGAAGGGTTGGTGGAAATCTCCGACACGCGCCGCTCGCGGGTAGCACGCGTGAGCGTCGATGAAGTCGTGAACCTGCTCGCCGTGATGGCGGTGCTCGAGGGGCTCTCGGGAGAACAGGCGTGCGAGAAAGCGTCCGACGCCGATCTGGAAGCGTTGACGCAACTACAGAATGCAATGGAAGCGGCTTACGCGCGCACCGATCACGCCGCCTACTTTGCGCTCAATCAGCAGATCCATCTGAGCATTCTTCGCATGGCGGACAACGGCCCGCTGGCGGAGTACTTCCACAATCTGAATGCGCGTTTGCGACATGTGCGCGAACGTCTCACACCCACGCCCGAACGCTGGCGTCAGGCGGTCGACGAACATGCGGAAATGCTTGCGCTGCTGCGCCGACGCGATGGCAAGCGTTTGCGTTCGCTGATGGAAGCGCACCTGCGCAGCAAGACCGACGCCTACGTCGCAGCCATGCTCAATGAAGGGTTGGTGAGTATGAGTCGCGCGGCATAA